One region of Bradyrhizobium betae genomic DNA includes:
- a CDS encoding class I SAM-dependent methyltransferase, which produces MMGFAALYPSYRLDRRRMNSDADNIVGLYRRHAAAWLRQRGRELTERKWLDRFVALLPAKPKVLDIGCGPGEPIARYLLETGCVVTGIDAAPEMIDIAKGSLPDATWLVSDMRSLTLNATFDGLLAWNSFFHLNPEDQRRMFPVFRRHAAGGAALMFTSGPSFGEAIGSFEGEPLYHASLDATEYRQLLDDSGFDVVDHAVEDPECGRLTIWLGRLRNAASPASVSS; this is translated from the coding sequence CGGACAACATCGTCGGATTGTACCGCCGCCATGCAGCGGCATGGTTACGTCAGCGAGGACGCGAACTGACGGAGCGCAAGTGGCTCGACCGGTTTGTCGCGCTCCTGCCCGCAAAGCCTAAAGTGCTCGATATCGGTTGCGGCCCCGGCGAGCCGATCGCGCGCTATTTGCTCGAAACGGGGTGTGTCGTCACGGGGATCGACGCCGCTCCGGAAATGATCGACATCGCAAAGGGCAGTCTTCCCGACGCGACCTGGCTCGTTTCGGACATGCGCTCATTGACCTTGAACGCGACGTTCGATGGCTTGCTCGCCTGGAACAGCTTCTTCCATCTGAACCCTGAGGACCAGCGCCGGATGTTTCCGGTCTTTCGGCGGCATGCCGCCGGCGGAGCGGCGCTGATGTTCACCAGCGGCCCATCATTTGGGGAAGCCATCGGGAGCTTTGAGGGCGAGCCGCTCTATCATGCAAGTCTTGACGCGACCGAGTACCGCCAATTGCTCGACGATAGCGGCTTTGACGTCGTCGATCATGCGGTCGAAGACCCCGAATGCGGGCGGCTGACCATCTGGCTCGGACGTCTGCGCAACGCGGCTTCGCCCGCGAGCGTCAGCTCGTAG
- a CDS encoding DUF2336 domain-containing protein yields MNGAKSLLQDLDDAIARGSDESRAKALWHATDILITGRYSENEISTFGEVIGRLADEIEVAARAQLSELMAGCDHAPLNVIAKLALDDEIDVAGPVLRDSTRIDEKMLVESALTKGQSHLLAIAQRKSIGEAVTDVLVKRGDQEVVTSVARNEGARFSGSGLLHMVRRAEGDSILAEQLGLRKDVPRHIFQQLISKASEDVRRRLESERPEMMSQIQSSVTEVTGDLQSKFGPSSRSYFVAKRVVTTQYRQGNLNQDSISNYARQHRFDEVQIGLSLLSSLPVDVIERAMMDRNREMILVLCKALDFSWDTTMSLLFLGAKDHLITARELHDSEREFGRLKIETSRSVLKFYQSRKTAGADAGRQPELQQVH; encoded by the coding sequence ATGAATGGGGCGAAATCGCTTCTACAGGATCTGGACGACGCAATCGCGCGCGGCTCCGATGAAAGCCGGGCCAAGGCATTGTGGCATGCGACCGACATCCTGATCACCGGCCGCTACAGCGAAAACGAGATCAGCACGTTCGGCGAGGTCATCGGCCGGCTTGCTGACGAGATCGAGGTTGCCGCGCGGGCGCAGCTCTCCGAACTGATGGCGGGCTGCGATCACGCCCCGCTCAACGTCATCGCCAAGCTCGCCCTCGATGACGAGATCGATGTCGCCGGTCCCGTGCTGCGCGACTCCACGCGGATCGACGAAAAGATGCTGGTCGAGAGCGCCCTGACCAAGGGCCAGTCGCACCTGCTGGCGATCGCCCAGCGCAAGTCGATCGGCGAGGCCGTCACCGACGTGCTGGTCAAGCGCGGCGACCAGGAGGTCGTGACCTCCGTCGCCAGGAACGAGGGCGCACGCTTTTCAGGCTCGGGCCTGCTTCACATGGTCAGACGTGCCGAGGGCGATTCGATCCTCGCCGAGCAGCTCGGCCTGCGCAAGGACGTGCCGCGCCACATCTTCCAGCAGCTGATCTCGAAGGCGTCGGAAGACGTCCGCCGCCGGCTCGAGAGCGAGCGCCCCGAGATGATGTCGCAGATCCAGAGCTCGGTGACCGAGGTTACCGGCGATCTGCAATCCAAGTTCGGTCCGTCCTCGCGCAGCTATTTCGTCGCCAAGCGCGTGGTGACGACGCAGTACCGGCAGGGCAACCTCAACCAGGACTCGATCTCGAACTATGCGCGCCAGCACCGTTTCGACGAGGTGCAGATCGGCCTGTCGCTGCTGTCGTCGCTGCCGGTCGACGTGATCGAGCGCGCGATGATGGACCGCAACCGCGAGATGATCCTGGTGCTGTGCAAGGCGCTTGATTTTTCTTGGGATACGACGATGTCGCTGCTGTTCCTCGGCGCCAAGGATCATCTGATCACGGCGCGCGAGCTCCACGATAGCGAGCGGGAGTTCGGCCGGCTCAAGATCGAGACCTCGCGCAGCGTCCTGAAATTCTACCAGTCCCGCAAGACGGCGGGTGCCGACGCGGGCCGTCAGCCCGAGCTCCAACAGGTGCACTGA
- a CDS encoding TetR/AcrR family transcriptional regulator, translating to MSRVRTRPTRDDTRDRLFEAAARVFEADGIGGASIEAIAAAAGFTRGAFYSNFKSKDELIIAMLEDHVEQSIRRNMDILAEHDNLDDFIAALKAMDRTRQDPLGRSPLLHMEMILFVARAEKRRPELAKRLRARRKLIADIVEATLKGNGKNGSLNPPWMASVVLALEDGFRLHRLIDPETTPADSFLRAITDLRRRTGLAGE from the coding sequence ATGTCAAGGGTGAGAACCAGACCGACACGGGACGACACGCGCGACAGACTGTTCGAGGCGGCCGCGCGCGTGTTCGAGGCGGACGGCATCGGCGGTGCCAGCATCGAGGCGATCGCGGCCGCCGCGGGCTTCACCCGCGGCGCGTTCTATTCGAACTTCAAGAGCAAGGACGAGCTGATCATCGCCATGCTCGAGGATCATGTCGAGCAATCGATCCGGCGCAACATGGACATCCTCGCCGAGCACGACAATCTCGACGATTTCATCGCGGCGCTGAAGGCGATGGACCGAACCAGGCAGGACCCGCTCGGCCGCTCGCCCCTGCTCCACATGGAGATGATCCTGTTCGTCGCGCGCGCCGAGAAGCGCCGCCCCGAACTTGCAAAACGCCTGCGCGCCCGGCGCAAGCTGATCGCCGACATCGTCGAGGCGACGTTGAAAGGCAACGGCAAGAACGGCTCGTTGAACCCGCCCTGGATGGCCTCCGTCGTGCTGGCGCTGGAAGACGGCTTTCGCCTGCACCGGCTGATCGATCCGGAGACGACGCCGGCGGACAGTTTTCTGCGCGCGATCACGGATTTGCGGCGGAGGACGGGGCTGGCGGGGGAGTGA
- a CDS encoding cytochrome P450, with protein MNEQVQPAGGDPLFNPLAPDFIRDPYPHYDRLRTLDPIHVTPFGQFVASRHADVSLVMRDKRFGKDFVERSKRRYSPAIMDEPVFRSMSHWMLQADPPDHTRLRGLVVKAFTARRVEDMRPRIQEIVDQAIDAVIDRGHMDLIEDFAFRLPVTIICDMLGIPEDHREVFYKSSRDGGRLLDPVPLSKEEIAKGNAGNMMAQMYFQQLFELRRKTPGDDLITQLVQAEEDGNKLSNEELTANIILLFGAGHETTVNLIGNGLLALHRNPDQLALLKARPDLMVGAIEEFLRYDSSVQMTGRVALEDIEDLGGKQIPKGETVLCLLGSANRDPAVYPDRPDRLDITRPNVRPLSFGGGIHFCLGAQLARIEAEIAIATLLRRLPDLRIDDVENPKWRSTFVLRGLTELPASW; from the coding sequence ATGAACGAGCAAGTGCAACCAGCCGGCGGCGATCCGCTGTTCAACCCGCTGGCGCCGGATTTCATCCGCGATCCCTATCCGCACTATGACCGGCTGCGCACGCTCGATCCGATCCATGTGACGCCGTTCGGCCAGTTCGTCGCCAGCCGCCATGCCGATGTCAGCCTCGTGATGCGCGACAAGCGTTTCGGCAAGGACTTTGTCGAGCGCTCCAAACGCCGCTACAGCCCGGCCATCATGGACGAGCCGGTGTTTCGCAGCATGAGCCACTGGATGCTGCAGGCCGATCCGCCCGACCACACCCGCCTCCGCGGCCTCGTCGTCAAGGCTTTCACCGCGCGCCGGGTCGAGGACATGCGGCCGCGCATCCAGGAGATCGTCGACCAGGCCATCGATGCCGTGATCGATCGCGGCCACATGGACCTGATCGAGGATTTTGCCTTCCGCCTGCCCGTGACCATCATCTGCGACATGCTCGGCATCCCCGAGGACCATCGCGAGGTCTTTTACAAGAGCTCGCGCGACGGCGGCCGGCTGCTCGATCCCGTGCCGCTCTCGAAGGAGGAGATCGCCAAGGGCAACGCCGGCAACATGATGGCGCAGATGTACTTTCAGCAGCTGTTCGAGCTGCGCCGCAAAACTCCCGGGGACGACCTCATCACCCAACTGGTGCAGGCCGAGGAGGACGGCAACAAGCTCAGCAACGAAGAACTGACCGCCAACATCATCCTGCTGTTCGGCGCCGGCCACGAGACCACCGTCAACCTGATCGGCAACGGCCTGCTGGCCTTGCATCGCAATCCGGACCAGCTCGCGCTGCTGAAGGCGCGGCCGGACCTGATGGTGGGCGCGATCGAGGAATTTCTGCGTTACGATTCCTCGGTGCAGATGACCGGCCGCGTCGCGCTGGAGGACATCGAGGATCTCGGCGGCAAGCAGATTCCCAAGGGGGAGACCGTGCTCTGCCTGCTCGGCTCGGCCAACCGCGACCCGGCGGTCTATCCCGACCGGCCGGACCGCCTCGATATTACCCGTCCCAACGTCAGGCCGCTGTCGTTCGGCGGCGGCATCCATTTCTGCCTGGGTGCCCAATTGGCGCGCATCGAGGCCGAGATCGCCATTGCGACGCTGCTGCGGCGGCTGCCCGATCTGCGCATCGACGACGTCGAGAACCCCAAATGGCGGTCGACCTTCGTGCTGCGCGGCCTGACGGAGCTCCCCGCCAGTTGGTAA
- a CDS encoding AsmA family protein, which produces MQTTLLGLAIAFILALLAALIGPYFIDWNQFRPQFEAEAGRIIGVPVRVAGELDARLLPAPTLRLRAVTFGGNNDLGRLRADKLDVEFSLSSLMRGEWRATELTVGGMAVDLGLDARGRVDLPSTASGTFNLASLAIERVNLTGRIALHDAASRSTLELNDIAFSGDVRSLAGSVRGDGRFTAAGVRYPFRVSSGPSADGSATRLHLNIDPGERAILADLEGVLAFDNRLPKFDGALTLAVPATKKAGEAGPTPWKLTTKLKADPAGAKFDQVDVSVGADDNALKVGGVGDLRFGASPLLRAVLSARQVDADKLVGKDDAEPLRVLPALRAGLAAIPQAPIPAQIEFNSDQIMLGGRPLQNITTELQTDGRSWTFQRLELRAPGMTQLSLNGATPGADSFSGRLSVESADPDTLVAWLQGRSEVNRRSTRPLRLAGDVTIAANHFAIDKLKADIEGGAVEGRIAFVQTGASRGSRIDAELKADRLDLDAAASFVRALGGPQGEWPEEAKLSLDVGRAISAGQELRPFTAKLGYGPAALSLEQLRFGQASGVTTEASGGFDRVKATGKLALKSAASSMRELTALLEPFAPAVRARFDALPPLPGATRLKLDLSLDRNAEHADRSDARAVLDLDAPQLKATATLVAQTPAASVDGIDIDRLRNSDFTLESKASTPQAGALLALLGLDRVMAAGEGASQFEGKVTGAWRRPMQLTAKLGGGGLDADAQGSVDLSAQEPKASVNLRVRNANLAPLFGTSPTDTSTRNVSLSSRVGLSGNRLTFDDLDSSAAGSHLRGHLSVTLDQEKSVDGEVGLDSLDLMPALAMAIGAAGHDAGEPLSSGLLGGWRGRVAFQALRGTLPGGIELRPVGGTIRSDGQSLALDALKGGVGGGEMSASLDARNGANGLTLNARIDLGNVDATALRYRDLALPKGRASIQMALTSQGRSVAALTGALAGNGTVTLESAEIAGLNPRAFEIAIRASDGGQVADDVRLRQLVEPALAAAPIAVASAQIPFTIRDGRLRVGATPLEAKNARAIVSGGYDIPADQADIRASLTPIMTGLSGAPPEIQLFAAGPPDRLNRTVDLAPLSSWLAVRTIDRETRRLDAIERGEPPPATAALPTLVSPDPAPEPSLTDVPMPGRDPRRAPPKPKAAPTPKAPQAAPAAPSPSIASPPLMSPPITSQVAPLPPPIEVRPAPGPPPAKPKPKPPLVLTPSNP; this is translated from the coding sequence GTGCAGACGACGCTGCTCGGATTGGCGATTGCCTTCATCTTAGCGCTGCTGGCCGCGCTGATCGGGCCTTACTTCATCGACTGGAACCAGTTCAGGCCCCAGTTCGAGGCGGAGGCCGGCCGGATCATCGGCGTGCCGGTGCGGGTGGCGGGCGAGCTGGACGCGCGGCTGTTGCCGGCGCCGACCTTGCGGCTGCGCGCGGTCACCTTCGGCGGCAACAACGATCTCGGCCGCCTGCGCGCCGACAAGCTCGACGTCGAGTTCAGCCTGAGCTCCCTGATGCGCGGCGAATGGCGCGCCACCGAGCTGACGGTAGGCGGCATGGCGGTGGATCTCGGCCTCGACGCCAGGGGGCGGGTCGATCTGCCGTCCACCGCGAGCGGCACCTTCAATCTGGCCTCGCTGGCCATCGAGCGGGTCAACCTCACCGGCCGCATCGCCCTGCACGACGCCGCCAGCCGCTCGACGCTGGAGCTCAACGACATCGCCTTCTCCGGAGACGTGCGCTCGCTCGCGGGCTCGGTGCGCGGCGACGGTCGATTCACCGCCGCCGGAGTGCGCTACCCGTTCCGCGTCTCTTCCGGCCCGAGCGCCGACGGCAGCGCCACCCGCCTCCACCTCAACATCGATCCCGGCGAGCGCGCCATCCTCGCCGATCTCGAAGGCGTGCTCGCCTTCGACAACCGCCTGCCGAAATTCGACGGTGCGCTGACGTTGGCTGTGCCGGCGACGAAGAAGGCAGGCGAGGCAGGGCCGACGCCATGGAAGCTCACGACGAAGCTCAAGGCCGATCCGGCAGGGGCCAAATTCGATCAGGTCGATGTCAGCGTCGGCGCCGATGACAACGCGTTGAAAGTCGGCGGCGTCGGCGATCTCAGGTTCGGCGCCTCGCCGCTGCTACGGGCGGTGCTGTCGGCGCGCCAGGTCGATGCCGACAAGCTCGTCGGCAAGGACGATGCCGAGCCGCTGCGCGTTCTGCCGGCGCTGCGCGCGGGCCTCGCCGCGATCCCGCAGGCGCCGATCCCGGCGCAGATCGAGTTCAACTCCGACCAGATCATGCTCGGTGGCCGCCCGCTCCAGAACATCACGACGGAGCTTCAGACCGACGGCCGGTCCTGGACCTTCCAGCGGCTCGAGCTGCGCGCGCCCGGCATGACGCAGCTGTCGCTCAACGGGGCCACGCCCGGCGCCGACAGCTTTAGCGGCCGTCTCAGCGTGGAGTCGGCCGACCCGGATACGCTGGTGGCGTGGCTCCAGGGCCGCAGCGAGGTCAACCGCCGCAGCACGCGGCCGCTGCGGCTTGCCGGCGACGTGACGATTGCCGCCAACCATTTCGCCATCGACAAGCTGAAGGCCGATATTGAAGGCGGCGCGGTCGAGGGCCGTATTGCCTTCGTCCAGACCGGCGCGAGCAGGGGCTCGCGGATCGACGCCGAGCTCAAGGCCGACCGTCTCGATCTCGACGCCGCCGCGAGCTTCGTCCGCGCGCTCGGCGGCCCACAGGGCGAATGGCCGGAGGAAGCCAAATTGTCGCTCGATGTCGGCCGCGCGATCTCCGCGGGCCAGGAGCTGCGGCCGTTCACGGCAAAGCTCGGCTACGGGCCGGCGGCGCTGTCGCTGGAGCAGTTGCGCTTCGGCCAGGCCAGCGGCGTGACCACGGAGGCGAGCGGCGGCTTCGACCGCGTCAAGGCCACCGGCAAGCTCGCGCTGAAATCTGCCGCCAGTTCGATGCGCGAGCTCACCGCGTTGCTCGAGCCGTTTGCGCCTGCAGTGCGCGCACGCTTCGACGCTCTCCCTCCGCTGCCAGGCGCGACCCGCCTGAAGCTCGACCTCAGCCTCGACAGGAATGCCGAGCATGCCGATCGCAGCGACGCTCGCGCCGTGCTCGACCTCGACGCGCCGCAGCTCAAGGCCACCGCGACGCTTGTCGCGCAGACGCCGGCCGCTTCCGTCGACGGCATCGATATCGACCGCTTGCGCAACAGCGACTTCACGCTGGAGTCGAAAGCCTCGACGCCGCAGGCCGGTGCATTGCTGGCGCTGCTCGGGCTCGATCGCGTGATGGCCGCGGGCGAGGGCGCCTCGCAGTTCGAAGGCAAGGTGACCGGCGCCTGGCGCCGGCCGATGCAATTGACCGCGAAGCTCGGCGGCGGCGGCCTGGACGCGGATGCGCAGGGCAGCGTCGATCTGTCCGCGCAGGAGCCAAAGGCCAGTGTGAACCTGCGCGTGCGCAACGCCAATCTGGCGCCGCTGTTCGGCACCAGTCCGACCGATACATCGACCCGGAATGTCAGCCTGTCCTCGCGCGTCGGGCTGTCAGGCAATCGCCTGACCTTCGACGATCTCGACAGCAGCGCGGCCGGCTCGCATCTGCGCGGCCATCTGTCGGTGACGCTGGATCAGGAGAAGAGCGTCGATGGCGAAGTCGGCCTCGACTCGCTCGACCTGATGCCGGCGCTCGCGATGGCGATCGGCGCTGCCGGACATGATGCCGGCGAGCCGCTGAGCTCCGGGCTTCTCGGCGGCTGGCGCGGCCGCGTCGCTTTCCAGGCGCTGCGCGGCACGCTGCCCGGCGGCATCGAGCTGCGTCCCGTCGGCGGCACGATCAGGAGCGACGGCCAGTCGCTCGCGCTCGATGCGCTGAAGGGCGGCGTCGGCGGCGGCGAGATGTCGGCGAGCCTCGACGCGAGGAATGGCGCCAACGGTCTGACGCTGAATGCACGCATCGATCTTGGCAATGTCGATGCGACGGCGCTGCGTTACCGCGATCTCGCGTTGCCCAAGGGGCGTGCGTCGATCCAGATGGCGTTGACGAGCCAGGGCCGCAGCGTCGCGGCCTTGACCGGCGCGCTCGCCGGCAACGGCACGGTGACGCTGGAGTCCGCCGAGATCGCCGGCCTCAATCCGCGAGCCTTCGAGATCGCCATCCGCGCCAGCGACGGCGGCCAGGTCGCCGACGATGTCAGGCTGCGGCAACTGGTCGAGCCCGCGCTTGCCGCCGCGCCGATCGCGGTCGCCTCGGCACAGATCCCGTTCACGATCCGCGACGGACGCCTGCGCGTCGGTGCGACGCCGCTCGAGGCGAAGAACGCCCGCGCCATCGTGTCCGGCGGCTACGACATTCCCGCCGACCAGGCCGACATCCGTGCCAGCCTGACGCCGATCATGACCGGGCTGTCCGGCGCCCCGCCGGAGATCCAGCTGTTCGCGGCGGGTCCCCCCGACAGGCTGAACCGCACCGTCGATCTGGCGCCGCTGTCGTCATGGCTTGCGGTGCGCACCATCGATCGGGAGACCCGCCGGCTCGATGCGATCGAGCGCGGCGAGCCGCCGCCGGCGACCGCCGCGCTGCCGACGCTGGTGTCGCCGGACCCTGCGCCGGAGCCGTCGCTGACCGACGTGCCGATGCCCGGCCGCGACCCGCGCCGTGCGCCGCCGAAGCCCAAAGCCGCGCCGACGCCGAAGGCGCCGCAGGCCGCACCTGCCGCGCCAAGCCCATCAATTGCAAGTCCTCCACTCATGAGTCCTCCGATCACAAGCCAGGTCGCACCGCTGCCGCCGCCGATCGAGGTAAGACCCGCCCCGGGCCCGCCGCCGGCAAAGCCCAAGCCGAAACCGCCGCTGGTCCTGACGCCGTCGAATCCGTAA